TTCCCTTAAAAACGAGGTGAAAACGCTTCAGCAAAACAACATCAGGCTCAACTCGATCGGGAACCTGGACAAACTTCCAAAATCGGCACAGAAGCAACTTTTAGAAGTCATTAACAAGACCAAAGACAACACCAGGATGACCTTAACGCTGGCATTAAGCTATGGCTCAAGGGACGAAATCATCTCGGCAGTCCGCGATATCAGCAGTAAAGTTAAAAATAATATAATTTCAATTGACGCTATTGACGAATCAATTATTAATCAGCATCTTTACACGCAAAATTTACCGGATGTAGATTTATTGATCAGGACCAGCGGCGAACACCGCATCAGTAATTTCCTGCTTTGGCAGATCGCTTACGCAGAATTATATTTTACGGATATTTTATGGCCGGATTTTACAGAACAGGATTTATATGAGGCCATTATCAGCTACCAGAGTCGCGAGCGGAGATTTGGAAAAACAAGTGAACAAATTAAATAATTTTTTAGTGTTAAACAAAAGCATAAAACTACTCCTTACCATATTATTTCTTGGAAGTATTTCCCCGGTACTCGCACAGGAGGATGAAGACAGAATCCCATTTGAACAAGGAACGCCTTATTATCTAGCCAATATTGATGTCACCGGAAAGATAAGCTACAACCAGCAGACGGTGATTACTTTTACGGGCCTTGAAAAAGGGCAGCGCATTACCGTTCCGGGTGAAGAAATCAGCAATGCGGTGAAGAAACTTGGGAAACTCGGGCTTTTTAACGACATTAATTTTTATGTGAATAAAATTGAGGGTGACAGCATCTACCTGGAGCTGAACATCAATGAGTTGCCAAAGCTCAGCGAGCCCAAAATTGCCGGCGTTAAAAAATCAAAAGCGGAGACTTTAATCAAAGATACCAAGCTTACCAAAGGCATGGTCGTCAATGAGAACCTTATTACCACTACAAAAAATTACATTGAAAATAAATACCGCAAAGACGGTTATTACAACGCTAAGGTCAATATCAATACCGAAGCAGATACGACTGCAAATCAGGTAAAAATGTTCATCCGGATTGACAAGGGCGACAAGGTAAAAATCAGTGAAATCAATTTTACAGGTAACGAAAAACTTTCGGATGCGAGGCTGCGCAAAGCCATGAAAAACACCAAGGTGAAAAATCCAATCCGCATTTTCAAGGCCTCGAAGTTTATTGCTGCAAAATACGAAGAGGATCTCGAGAACATTATCTCAAAATATAAGGAAAAGGGCTACCGTGATGCGCGCATCATTTCGGACAGTGTGTCTTATGATAAAAAGAAGAACAAGATTGCCATCAACATCAAGCTCGAAGAAGGTAATAAATATTATTTCGGAAATATCAAGTTCCTCGGAAACACCATTTACACAGACCAGGGACTGAACCGCAAGCTCGGGATCAAAAAAGGCGATACTTATAATGGTGTCCTTCTGGAAAAAAGGATTGCCGACAAATCAAAGCCGGATGCTGATGATATTACGAATCTATATCAAAACAACGGCTACCTTTTTTCGACTATAAATGCCGTGGAAACCCGTACTTATAACGACACCATAGATTTCGAAATCAGGATTATGGAAGGGCCGCTGGCTTATTTCAATAAAATTTCCGTCGTTGGGAATGACAAAACAAATGACAAGGTAATTTACCGTGAATTGCTTACGCATCCCGGCGACAAATACAGCAAGCAAGCACTCGTAGAAACCATCCGGGAAATCGGACAATTGGGCTTTTTCGATCCTGAAGCCATTGAACCGAAGTTCAAGAATGTGGATCCGGCAGCCGGAACCGTAGACATTGAATACAATCTTGTTGAAAAAGGCTCCAGCCAGATCGAACTTCAGGGTGGTTATGGCGGCGGCGGTTTCATCGGGACACTCGGATTGTCATTCAACAACTTCTCGATGCGAAACCTCTTCAATAAAGAAGCTTACAAACCTATTCCTATGGGGGACGGTCAGCAGGTGTCGTTAAGGCTGCAGGGAAGCAGTTATTTCCAGACTTACAGTCTTTCGTTTGCCGAGCCTTGGTTTGGCGGCAAAAAGCCGGTCCGCTTCAACACTTCGTTATCATACAGCAAGCAATTCCTGAATAACTATGCATCGAATTCTGTAGACAGGAGCCGTAGCTTTAACATCATTTCGCTGTCAGTTGGTTTAGGCAAGAGGCTTACCGTTCCCGATAATTCCTCTTATTTCACGCAATCGTTGAGCTTCCAGTATTACGATCTTAACAATTACAACACCGGACTCTTTACTTTCGGTAACGGATCTTCCAGAAACTTTGCTTATACGGTCGAAGTAAAAAGGAACAATAAAGGATTTAACCCTATCTTCCCGACATACGGATCGGAATTCAGCCTTTCGCTGAAACTTACACCGCCATATTCCTTAATTAATGGTATTGATTATGGAAAACTCGGTGACCTGCAGGAAAACAAGCTTCGTTACAACGAAACACAGATTGTGGACAGGGCAACTGGTGAACCTGGCCCTTCAGTTGGGGCTTACCTCGCTGAGACAGATATTGAAGGCCATTACAAGGTCGTAGATGATTACACCAAAGCGAGTCCGGACCAATCGAAAATAGACCAGGAAAAGTTCAAATGGCTTGAATATTATAAAATTAAATTCAAAGCCGATTGGTATACCAAAATTTATGGTAATTTAGTGCTCCGTTCATTGGCTGAGTTCGGTTTCTTAGGAAATTATAACAGTGAAAGAGGGAATGTTCCGTTTGAACGTTTTTACATCGGAGGAGATGGTCTGGCGAATTTCGCGCTTGACGGAAGGGAAACCATTCAGTTAAGAGGGTATCCAAACCAATCGCTGACACCTATTGACGATAAGAATAACCAGAACGGTGCAACAATTTATAACAAATTTTCGTTTGAGCTGAGATATCCGTTAACTTTGAAAAATCAGGCATCTATCTATGCGCTCACCTTCTTCGAAGCAGGAGCTGGTTACGACAGGGATTCAGGCAAAAGGTACAATCCATTTGTGCTGCAGCGTTCAGCCGGTTTCGGATTAAGGGTATTCATGCCAGCGTTCGGTTTGCTTGGGATTGATTTCGGCCATGGATTCGACGCAGTTGAAGGCGGCACGGGCAAGAACGGATGGGAAACACATTTCATCATAGGCCAGCAATTTTAATATTGCAGCCATTTTAATACAAATAAAAGTATGAAAAGACATTTTTTAGTATTGATTTTGATTCTTACTGCAACATTACATAGTCATGCACAAGGCGCAAAAGGTGTCCGGATTGGTTACATTGATATGGAATATATCCTGCAAAATGTTCCCGATTATCTTGAGGCTAAAAACCAATTGGAACTGAAAGCCCAAAAGTGGAAGACCGAAATGGAAGCCAAAAAGAATGAAATCAATAAACAAAAAGACAATCTAAAAACCGAAAGGGCGCTGCTGACGAAAGAACTTCTGGCAGAGCGCGAAGAAGAAATCGCTTTTCTCGAAACGGAACTATCCGATTACCAGCAAAAGAAATTCGGTCCTACCGGTGAACTTGTAGTACAGAAAGCTGTTTTGGTAAAGCCAATCCAGGACCAGGTTTTTACAGTAGTTCAGGATATTGCAGAAGCGAAAAAATATGATTTCGTATTTGATAAATCATCGGATATGACCATGATTTTTTCGGCAAAAAGATTTGACATGAGTGATTTGGTAATCCGCAAATTATCAAGGGCGGCGAATCGCGATAAGAAGTCTAAAAAAGAACTTAAGGAAGACGAGATACAGGAATATAAAGAGAGCCTTGAGGACAACCCAACCATGCTTGACAGGCAGAAAAAACTGGACGAACGTAAAGCACAACGTGAAAAACTGGTAGCGGACCGTAAAGCAGCCGCCGAAGCCAAAAAAGCGGAAGCAGCTGAGAAAAGGCAGCAATTACAGGATGGAAAAGCCGCTAAAAAAACGGAAGGGGCTACTGAAAAAGGTACTGGCGCTGACGATACAAAAACCAATGCAACTGCCGAAAAAACAGAGAAGCAAACTACCGTGAGGGACAGCATCGCTACAAACCGGGAAGCAGCAAGGCAAGTCACCGCAGATGCCAAGGCCAAAACGCTTGAAGAACGCAAAAAAGCCCTGGAAGAAAAGAAAGCAAAAACACAGGCAGACCGTGAGGCTGCTAAAAAAGCAAGAGAAGAAAAAACAAAAAAGAAGGACTCCGTACCTTCGACACCAAATAATAACGATTAAAATTTAATTACTTACTTAATATTTAAAAATGATGAAACAATTGAAAACTTTACTAATTGCTGCTGTCTTATTTGTTAGTGCAAGCCAGGTAGCGACTGCACAAGCCAAATCGGCACACGTAGATGTTAGTGAAATAATGTCGAAAATGCCTGCTATGCTTGAGGCACAAAAGCAATTGGAGAAATTAAGCCAGACTTATCAGGCCGATTATAAAACAATGGGTGACGAGTATAATGCCAAACTGAAAAAATATGCAGCTGAAGTGGATTCAGTGTCGCAAAAGATGAATGAGGAGCGCCAGAAAGAAGTTGCCGACATGGAAAAAAGAATCGGTGAATTCGGACAGACAGCCCAAAAAGAACTACAAACAAAAGAAGCGGACCTGATGAAGCCAATCGAGGATAAAATCAAAACTGCCATCCAGAAAGTAGGCAAAGCCAAAGGATACCAATACGTATTTAATTCAGCAGGGCTTTTACTTGCTGACGGTCCGGACCTTACAGTTGATGTAAAGAAAGAACTGGGATTCTAAGAAATATATCAAAAAATGATGACTGCTCTTCCGGCGTTTCGGACTGAGCAGTTTTTTTTTACATTTGTTTCATGCAGAACAACAACCCCATCGGATTATTTGACTCGGGAATAGGAGGAACCTCTATCTGGAAAGAAATCCACCAACTTCTACCCGGCGAAAGCACTATATACCTTGCTGACAGTAAAAATGCGCCTTACGGGCAAAAGTCAAAGGACGAAATTATTGCATTAAGTCAAAAAAATACGGAATACCTACTCGAACGAAATGCCAAACTGATTGTAGTGGCCTGTAACACGGCGACGACCAACGCCATCAAGGAATTGCGTGCCAGATATGATGTGCCGTTCATTGGGATTGAACCGGCGATAAAACCCGCAGCATTGCATTCAAACACTCAGAAAATCGGGATATTGGCTACCAAAGGTACGTTGAGTAGCGAGCTTTTTAACAAAGCCGTCGAAACACATCAAAATACTACCATCATCGAACAGGTAGGGCATGGTTTAGTACAGCTTATTGAAAACGGTGATATTGATTCTCCTGAAATGTCCGGATTGCTGCAAACCTACCTTACGCCAATGATTCAGGCCAATATCGATTATTTGGTTTTAGGCTGCAGCCATTACCCGTACCTGATACCACAAATCAGGAAAATATTGCCTGCACATATTAAAATCATAGATTCCGGCGAAGCAGTGGCGAGGCAGACAAAAAACGTGCTTATCGAGAAAGTCGGGCTGAGGCATGGTGATTACCCTGAAATCGTCTTTTACACCAATGCAGAACCGAAAGTCCTGAATGATATCCTTGACAATCAATATAAGGTTATTTACGACGATTTTTAGGCATTTATTCTTCGTTTTTAAACCATCCCGAATACATCACGTAATTGTTCGAGATACGTTCGATTTCGCCTCCAAAATCGGATTGGTTGATTTCCTTGACCTTTTTCGCAGGGACTCCTGCATATATTGATCCGGATTCTACCCTAGTGTTTTGTGTTATCACGGCTCCGGCAGCCACAATAGCATTGCTTTCTACTACACAGCCATCCATTACTATGGCACCCATACCAATCAGGACATTATCATGCAGCGTACAGCCATGCACGATCGCATTATGTCCTATAGACACATTATTACCAATCACAGTGGCATGTTTCTGGTAAGTACAATGAATAATGGCACCATCCTGTATATTGACCTTATTGCCAACGGTGATGGAATGCACATCGCCACGTACCACTGCGTTGAACCAGACACTGCAGGAATGCCCGAAGCTTACATCGCCAACGATTGTAGCATTTTCGGCCACATAACAATCTTCAGGTATTAAAGGAGATTTGCCGTTTACAGATTTTATAATCATAAGTTTTTATAAAAAAAGAAGTCCCGATATAAAATCGGGACTGAATTAATATCAACACTAAAATTAATTAATTGCAGGGCAGTTACAATCGTATTTCTCCCTTGTACAGAACAGGTTGACACCAAGGGTAATTTGGTGAAACCCACCCTGATCGAATTTAACATCACCAATCAGGTGAGAGTAGGTATAAGATACCATATAGCTTTTGAAATTCAAACCAATGATAGGCGTGACGTATTGAAGCCTTTGTGTAGAAACCGAGCCGTTATTTTCAAATTCTGCAGCATCGAAACTCCTCCTGTAAGAAAGGCCTCCCCACAATTTTCCGAATTCTAAATCCTTGTACGCTTTGATGTTAAGGTCAATGGTTTTTTCCTTGGTTTCATCAACCAATTGAAAAAGGAATGACGGCTCCCACTGGATGCGGTCACTATCCCCAAAAACATATCCTGCGCTAAGTAATAATTTCCTCAAATTGTCCGACTCAATATCTGAATAGATGTCCCTTTTACTGGCCAATGCGTTTTTCACGGTAAGATGCGCATAAAACTCAAGATAGTTATAAGACGCACCAAGATCTACGTTGAAATACGAATCCTTTTGGATAATCCCACCGATAACCGGGTCATAGTCGACAAATTTAGTTTCATCAAGCTCAGCCTGAACCAATCCTGCACTAATACCAAATGAAAGCTGGTTCAAGTCCACCTCACTTCTTGAAAACATCAGGTGGTATGCGAAAGTTGCCTTGAAACCTTTTTGGGAATGGTACCCATTTTTATCATTGAAAACGATTAAACCACCTCCGGTCTTATCGCCTAATTTTCCATTAAAACTTAACGTTTGCAATGCAGGAGCATCTTCCTGGCCAAACCACTGCTGACGCGCAGTAAGCCTGATTTTGGCACAATTCGCAGCACCAGCCATAGATGGGTGAATCAAATAATAATTGTCTGATAAATAATCCGAATAAACTGCGACTCCTTCTTGCGAAAATGAAAATTTTGATATTAACAATAAGATTAATACTAAATATCTCTTTTTAAAATTCATTTGGTTAACGTTTTAATGTAAAATGTGCTCTAAATTCTTTATTGATTCCCTGTTCCATATACTTGACAACAAACCAGTAATCATCCGCTGCCATAGGCTGACCGTTGTAAGTCCCGTCCCAACCCGTTGGATTTGTGGTACTGATTTGTTTCAGCAATTTTCCGAACCGGTCAAATATATAAATTTTTGCGTTAGGTTGATTACTTAATACAGAAATATTCCAAGTATCGTGAAATCCGTCACCGTTAGGTGTAAAATACTTCGGATAATCCACAACTTTCACATCATAGGACAATTCATCACAAGCTTTTAAATCCCTTACATACACCGTATGATCACCTGTCGTATTCTGCGAAAGCACTGTCCTTACGCCGGAAAACACATTGTCTGTCTGCCATGGACCATCGTCCAGACGGTACTCATAATCAGTGCTTGCAGGAGTAGCGGTAACCACAATACTGGCATTGTCTGCAAAGAATAACGTATCCACCTGTGCTGTTATTGTCAATGGCGGTGTGGAAGTAGTAATTGGTGCCATTGCCGAATCTGTACAGCCAGTGGCCGTATCGGTAATGATGACTTTATAACTTCCTGCTGCTACTGCATCGTAAGTTCCTTCTGTCGCACCCGGAATTTCAACATCGTCAAGGTACCAAATGAACTGATACCCATCAGCAGTGGTCAAACCGGTATTCAATTCATAGAAGGAACCGGTCATTGTTTGTCCTGATGCAGGATCTAGGCAGATATAACCATCCTGGTCGAGTTCAGGATCCGGGATTTCCAGTACAGTCACCACCGCCTCACCGGTCAACGCTTTTGGGCAGGGAGGGTTGTTATTGGCTGCAACACTCACAAGGCTATAGGTGGTAGTTTCACCCAATACGCCTGTCAGCAATCGGGCAGAACCTGAAGGATTCAGTGTAATGGTTTGCTCTTCGCCACCGTTTACAGTGTAGGTTACAACGGCATTTGGCGTACCCCTGAAGATTACATCAGTACCTGTATTATCACAGATTGTGGTGCTTGCACCATTTGCGATTGTAGCATTCGGAAGCGGGCGTACCGTAATTGTAGCAGGCTGCGAGTAAATATCAGGACACGACAAAGTAGCATCACTTATGATACAACGGTATACACCGCTATCGGTAAGCGCAGCGTCATCAATTTGCAGTGTTGGCGTGGTTACTCCGGTGTCAGCTCCGTTGAAAGTCCATTTGTAAGTCACATTTCCTGTAGTTTCAACAAACAACAAGATGGTATCATCCACACACACCGTTCTTGAAACCGGTTGCTGGACGATGGTCGGAGAGTCGATGATCGTGACATTCGCCACAACTGAAGTCACCGGATCGCAGGTGTCATTGCTGACGACACAGATATAATCCCCGGAATCGGCAACGGTCGTTGAAGACACCGTGTAAAAACGTGAATTCGTCCCCACGTTAACCCCATAGTGTTTCCATTGATACAACGTCACATCACCAGTGGTCTGTACGCTAAGGCTTAATGGTTGTCCGGCACAAAGAGAAGGTACTGATGTCGGTTGCTCCGTAATTTGCGGCGCCACGCTGATGTTAACTACCACGTCTGTCGAAGTTTGTAGTCCGCCACAAGTTCCAGACACCGTAACGTGATAAGTCCCCGCATCATTAATTGTAGCATTTGATACACTATAACTACTTGAAGACCCTGACTGTACGACAACATTCCCTCTACTCCATTCATAAACCAAGTCCCCTCCTTCTGCAGTTACATCAAGTACAAAGCCGTCGCCCGTACATTGGTCATATACGGCCTGAGGCTGCTGTGTAATCGCTGTAGTTACATCGACAGTCACGGTCGCAACATTTGAAGTCACGGACGGACAACCGCTATTGATTACCTCACAAGTATAATCTCCCTCATTTGCCTCAGTAACGCCGAGCAATTCTAAGGTGTCGCTGCTTGGGGCTCCGTCGACAGGAACTCCGAATTTTTTCCATACATAAGTCGTTGAAGCATCGGTTCCGGTAGTGGCTACAGTAAGTATAATATCATCACCCGGGCAACTGCTTGATGGCGCTACAGGATCTGTGACTACATGCGGCCCTTCATTTACAATCGCTTCTACATCTACCGAAATCGCATCCGGAGCACATTTCCCATGTACCGTTACCGTGTAAATTCCACCATCAGCTAAAGTGGCATTGGTTTTCGTATAAGTATTTGAAGCGCTGTCCTGCACCGTTACCGTGCCGTGTTTCCACACATAGGTAAGATCGGTTCCGGTGGCCTGCACACTCATACTGAAAGTCTCCTGTTCACAAATCGCAGGAGGGTCTACTGGCTGGGTAGTAATTACAGGCTTCAGGTCAACTCCTGTAGTAACGGATTGGCTGAGTACCCTTACGCAGGAATCTGTGCTGGTAATATTGTCCAGCGTATAGGTGGAAGCAGGCAAATTTGTCTGTCCGCTGCCTGAAGCCGGAATGACATAGGCAAAAGCCGTATTGCTGCTGTCGTGGAAATTCACGGTTGCATTTGCGGTGCCTACAAAAGACAACGTCGCGTCTGTACCTTCACATACCGTGGTAGTAGCCGTGAACGAATTAAGGTCAGGTAATGGGAAAACGTTAATGGTAATACTCTCCCCCGTAATCGCCTGCGTTTGTCCGCAAGCTGCCACATTGATGCTCGTTAAGGTATAAGTTGTCGTTCCATTTAAAGTTTGCGTGATGGTACCCTGCCCACTCGTAGCGTCTAAGTTCACCGAACCTCCGCCTGCTGTCCCTCCATTATAATTGACAACAC
This genomic stretch from Flavobacterium pallidum harbors:
- a CDS encoding isoprenyl transferase produces the protein MDLKDTINKTQLPKHIAIIMDGNGRWAKKQGFIRALGHESGTKSVKVVVETCAKLGIENLTLYAFSTENWNRPKLEVQALMKILINSLKNEVKTLQQNNIRLNSIGNLDKLPKSAQKQLLEVINKTKDNTRMTLTLALSYGSRDEIISAVRDISSKVKNNIISIDAIDESIINQHLYTQNLPDVDLLIRTSGEHRISNFLLWQIAYAELYFTDILWPDFTEQDLYEAIISYQSRERRFGKTSEQIK
- a CDS encoding BamA/OMP85 family outer membrane protein, whose amino-acid sequence is MRPLSATRVASGDLEKQVNKLNNFLVLNKSIKLLLTILFLGSISPVLAQEDEDRIPFEQGTPYYLANIDVTGKISYNQQTVITFTGLEKGQRITVPGEEISNAVKKLGKLGLFNDINFYVNKIEGDSIYLELNINELPKLSEPKIAGVKKSKAETLIKDTKLTKGMVVNENLITTTKNYIENKYRKDGYYNAKVNINTEADTTANQVKMFIRIDKGDKVKISEINFTGNEKLSDARLRKAMKNTKVKNPIRIFKASKFIAAKYEEDLENIISKYKEKGYRDARIISDSVSYDKKKNKIAINIKLEEGNKYYFGNIKFLGNTIYTDQGLNRKLGIKKGDTYNGVLLEKRIADKSKPDADDITNLYQNNGYLFSTINAVETRTYNDTIDFEIRIMEGPLAYFNKISVVGNDKTNDKVIYRELLTHPGDKYSKQALVETIREIGQLGFFDPEAIEPKFKNVDPAAGTVDIEYNLVEKGSSQIELQGGYGGGGFIGTLGLSFNNFSMRNLFNKEAYKPIPMGDGQQVSLRLQGSSYFQTYSLSFAEPWFGGKKPVRFNTSLSYSKQFLNNYASNSVDRSRSFNIISLSVGLGKRLTVPDNSSYFTQSLSFQYYDLNNYNTGLFTFGNGSSRNFAYTVEVKRNNKGFNPIFPTYGSEFSLSLKLTPPYSLINGIDYGKLGDLQENKLRYNETQIVDRATGEPGPSVGAYLAETDIEGHYKVVDDYTKASPDQSKIDQEKFKWLEYYKIKFKADWYTKIYGNLVLRSLAEFGFLGNYNSERGNVPFERFYIGGDGLANFALDGRETIQLRGYPNQSLTPIDDKNNQNGATIYNKFSFELRYPLTLKNQASIYALTFFEAGAGYDRDSGKRYNPFVLQRSAGFGLRVFMPAFGLLGIDFGHGFDAVEGGTGKNGWETHFIIGQQF
- a CDS encoding OmpH family outer membrane protein; this encodes MKRHFLVLILILTATLHSHAQGAKGVRIGYIDMEYILQNVPDYLEAKNQLELKAQKWKTEMEAKKNEINKQKDNLKTERALLTKELLAEREEEIAFLETELSDYQQKKFGPTGELVVQKAVLVKPIQDQVFTVVQDIAEAKKYDFVFDKSSDMTMIFSAKRFDMSDLVIRKLSRAANRDKKSKKELKEDEIQEYKESLEDNPTMLDRQKKLDERKAQREKLVADRKAAAEAKKAEAAEKRQQLQDGKAAKKTEGATEKGTGADDTKTNATAEKTEKQTTVRDSIATNREAARQVTADAKAKTLEERKKALEEKKAKTQADREAAKKAREEKTKKKDSVPSTPNNND
- a CDS encoding OmpH family outer membrane protein, encoding MKQLKTLLIAAVLFVSASQVATAQAKSAHVDVSEIMSKMPAMLEAQKQLEKLSQTYQADYKTMGDEYNAKLKKYAAEVDSVSQKMNEERQKEVADMEKRIGEFGQTAQKELQTKEADLMKPIEDKIKTAIQKVGKAKGYQYVFNSAGLLLADGPDLTVDVKKELGF
- the murI gene encoding glutamate racemase, which gives rise to MQNNNPIGLFDSGIGGTSIWKEIHQLLPGESTIYLADSKNAPYGQKSKDEIIALSQKNTEYLLERNAKLIVVACNTATTNAIKELRARYDVPFIGIEPAIKPAALHSNTQKIGILATKGTLSSELFNKAVETHQNTTIIEQVGHGLVQLIENGDIDSPEMSGLLQTYLTPMIQANIDYLVLGCSHYPYLIPQIRKILPAHIKIIDSGEAVARQTKNVLIEKVGLRHGDYPEIVFYTNAEPKVLNDILDNQYKVIYDDF
- a CDS encoding gamma carbonic anhydrase family protein → MIIKSVNGKSPLIPEDCYVAENATIVGDVSFGHSCSVWFNAVVRGDVHSITVGNKVNIQDGAIIHCTYQKHATVIGNNVSIGHNAIVHGCTLHDNVLIGMGAIVMDGCVVESNAIVAAGAVITQNTRVESGSIYAGVPAKKVKEINQSDFGGEIERISNNYVMYSGWFKNEE
- a CDS encoding PorP/SprF family type IX secretion system membrane protein; its protein translation is MNFKKRYLVLILLLISKFSFSQEGVAVYSDYLSDNYYLIHPSMAGAANCAKIRLTARQQWFGQEDAPALQTLSFNGKLGDKTGGGLIVFNDKNGYHSQKGFKATFAYHLMFSRSEVDLNQLSFGISAGLVQAELDETKFVDYDPVIGGIIQKDSYFNVDLGASYNYLEFYAHLTVKNALASKRDIYSDIESDNLRKLLLSAGYVFGDSDRIQWEPSFLFQLVDETKEKTIDLNIKAYKDLEFGKLWGGLSYRRSFDAAEFENNGSVSTQRLQYVTPIIGLNFKSYMVSYTYSHLIGDVKFDQGGFHQITLGVNLFCTREKYDCNCPAIN